In the genome of Natronomonas salina, the window CTACGAGGACGAGGTGATCGGCGACAACACGATCCCTCGACTGTTCGAGGAGAGCGCTGCCCGCCACGCGAGTCGGGACGCCCAGTGGTACAAGGGTGGCGTCTACGACCGGTCGCTGGCCCCCGAGATCGTCCCGGCGGCGCCGGACGGCCAGTTCGCCGCGCTGAAGTACGCCGAGATGCAGGACGTCGTCCACAACCTCGCGGCGGGGTTCCGCGACCTCGGCGTGGAGGCCGACACCCGCGTCGGCATCTTCGCCGACACGCGGATGGAGTGGGCCCAGACCGACTTCGGCATCCTCGCCGCCGGCGGCGTCGTCACGACCGTCTACACCGAGTCGTCGCCGGAGCAGGTCCAGTACCTGCTCGACGACCCGAACGCCAGCGGCGTCGTCGTCGAGAACGCCGAACTGCTCGGCCGGGTCCTCGAGGTCGAGGACGAACTCGACCTGGAGTTCATCGTCGTCATCGACGAGTTCCAGGGCCACGACGACCGCGACGACGTCCTCTCGCTGGCCGAGGTCTACCGCCGCGGCGAGGAGACCTTCGACCGCGACGAGTACGAGACCTGGCTGGGCGAGCGGGACGTCACCGACCTCGCCTCGCTGATCTACACCTCCGGGACGACCGGCCAGCCGAAGGGCGTCAAGCTCACCCACCACAACTTCCGGTCGAACGTCAACGGCATCCGCAAGCGCGTCGGCCCGCGGCCCGACAAAGGCCCCGAAATCCCGGTCTTCGACGAGACCGACCGCGTCCTCTCGTTCCTTCCGCTGGCCCACGTCTTCGAGCGGGTCTCCGGGCACTTCCTCCAGTTCGGCTCCGGCGCCACCGTCGCCTACGCCGAGTCGACCGACACGGTCGCCGACGACCTCGAACTCGTCCAGCCGACCGGCGCGTCGTCGGTCCCCCGCGTCTACGAGCGCATCTACGACAACATCCGCGAGGAGGCGCCCGAGGCCGTCTTCGAGCGCGCCGTCGCCGTCGCTCGCGAGTACGCGACGACCGAGAACCCCGGCCTCGGACTCCGCGTCAAGCACGCCCTCTTCGACAAGCTGGTGTACTCCACCGTCCGCGAGCAGATGGGCGGGAACATCGAGGCGTTCATCAGCGGCGGCGGCAGCCTCTCGAAGCGCCTCTCCCAGCTCTTCCAGGGCATGGGCCTGCCGATCTACGAGGGGTACGGCCTCACCGAGACCTCGCCTGTCGTCTCCGTGAACCCGCCGGAGGACTCCCGGGCCGGCACGCTCGGCCCGCCGCTGGTCAACGTCGACGTCCGCCTCGACGAGTCCGTCGTCTCCGACGACCAGCGCGAGGAGGCCGACGGCCCCGTCGGCGAACTCCACGTCAAGGGCCCGAACGTCACCGAGGGCTACTGGGAGCGACCGGGCTCGACAGAGGAGGCGTTCACCCAGGACGGGTGGTTCCGCACCGGCGACATCATCGAGCAGAGCGACGACGGCTACCTGATCTACCACGACCGCCTCAAGCAGCTCATCGTCCTCGACACGGGCAAGAACATCGCCCCCCAGCCCATCGAGGACGAGTTCGCCACCTCCGAGCGCATCGACCAGGCGATGGTCGTCGGCGACAACCAGAAGTTCATCGCCGCGCTGTTCGTCCCCAACTTCGAGTCCGTCCGGCAGTGGGCCGACGAGGAGGGGATCGCCATCCCCGACGACCCCGAGGCGATGTGCGAGGACGACCGCGTCCGGGCGTACATCGAGGCGGAGGTCGAACGGGTCAACGAGACGCTCTCGAAGTCCGAGCAGATCAAGGAGTTCCGGCTGGTCCCGCTGGAGTGGGACGCCGACAACGACCTGCTGACGCCGTCGATGAAGAAGAAGCGCCGGAACATCCTCGAGCGGTTCGAGGGCGAGGTCCGCAAAATCTACGGCGACGACTACACCGACCGGTAACCCCACTGGAATCCCGTCGCTCGGACAGGTCCGCCGGCCGACACCTTTTAGACGAACCGTCGCACAGTAGTCCACAGCATGTCTGACAGCCGCGTCGCGACGCCGGACAGG includes:
- a CDS encoding AMP-dependent synthetase/ligase, which translates into the protein MSGNTAAWMQAEEDYEDEVIGDNTIPRLFEESAARHASRDAQWYKGGVYDRSLAPEIVPAAPDGQFAALKYAEMQDVVHNLAAGFRDLGVEADTRVGIFADTRMEWAQTDFGILAAGGVVTTVYTESSPEQVQYLLDDPNASGVVVENAELLGRVLEVEDELDLEFIVVIDEFQGHDDRDDVLSLAEVYRRGEETFDRDEYETWLGERDVTDLASLIYTSGTTGQPKGVKLTHHNFRSNVNGIRKRVGPRPDKGPEIPVFDETDRVLSFLPLAHVFERVSGHFLQFGSGATVAYAESTDTVADDLELVQPTGASSVPRVYERIYDNIREEAPEAVFERAVAVAREYATTENPGLGLRVKHALFDKLVYSTVREQMGGNIEAFISGGGSLSKRLSQLFQGMGLPIYEGYGLTETSPVVSVNPPEDSRAGTLGPPLVNVDVRLDESVVSDDQREEADGPVGELHVKGPNVTEGYWERPGSTEEAFTQDGWFRTGDIIEQSDDGYLIYHDRLKQLIVLDTGKNIAPQPIEDEFATSERIDQAMVVGDNQKFIAALFVPNFESVRQWADEEGIAIPDDPEAMCEDDRVRAYIEAEVERVNETLSKSEQIKEFRLVPLEWDADNDLLTPSMKKKRRNILERFEGEVRKIYGDDYTDR